A window from Pseudomonas campi encodes these proteins:
- a CDS encoding YkgJ family cysteine cluster protein, with protein sequence MKPQLIAAAEIDRVETWSKYNRDMCTSCMSTCCTMPVEVRIVDLIRIGLVDEFERGEPPKNIAKRLQKDGMIERFNAKSGIFTLTRMSNNDCMYLDRKTRLCTIYEKRPDTCRNHPRVGPRPGYCAWRPKTQA encoded by the coding sequence ATGAAACCTCAACTGATCGCCGCCGCGGAAATCGACCGCGTGGAAACCTGGAGCAAGTACAACAGGGATATGTGCACCAGCTGCATGTCCACCTGCTGCACCATGCCGGTGGAAGTGCGCATCGTCGACCTGATCCGCATCGGCCTGGTCGACGAGTTCGAGCGTGGCGAGCCGCCGAAGAACATCGCCAAGCGCCTGCAGAAGGACGGCATGATCGAGCGCTTCAACGCCAAGTCGGGCATCTTCACCCTGACCCGCATGAGCAACAACGATTGCATGTACCTGGATCGCAAGACGCGCCTGTGCACCATCTACGAGAAGCGCCCGGACACCTGCCGCAACCACCCGCGCGTGGGTCCGCGTCCCGGCTACTGCGCCTGGCGGCCGAAGACCCAGGCCTGA
- a CDS encoding AraC family transcriptional regulator: protein MTLKTDWYERDSRFIPGHWQPAVLLDLALSRGIDSHRLLRGSGLFHEDILSGQARLSPQQFLCLIDNSRRLLDADDSSFLFGQRLLPGHYGAASHALQQAANLQQALDILGRQRALLSPLLSPRLLLDERHAHIYWLDSCGAGAQQRFLLEASMTALVGMSRWLAGERLPWRASFSHAQPRYVEQYWVHLGENVQFAAPVDVLSIPREYLHRPWPGASAIAGQVAQQDSECQLAALGFRASLLDRLYGHLLAHIREPLQLEGVAQAFGMSPSTLKRKLQKHDSHFQEQLDLARKHMALYLYRVKGYSNEEVASYLQFHDATNFRRSFKRWTGLAPSALRQLLEGLG from the coding sequence ATGACCCTGAAGACCGACTGGTACGAGCGCGACAGCCGCTTCATCCCCGGCCACTGGCAACCGGCAGTGCTGCTCGACCTGGCCCTGTCGCGCGGGATCGACAGCCACCGCCTGCTGCGCGGCAGCGGGCTGTTCCACGAGGACATCCTCAGCGGCCAGGCGCGCCTCAGCCCGCAGCAGTTCCTCTGCCTGATCGACAACAGCCGGCGCCTGCTGGATGCCGACGACAGCAGCTTCCTGTTCGGCCAGCGCCTGCTGCCCGGCCACTACGGCGCCGCCAGCCATGCCCTGCAGCAGGCGGCGAACCTGCAGCAGGCGCTGGATATCCTCGGCCGTCAGCGCGCCCTGCTCAGCCCGCTGCTCAGCCCGCGCCTGCTGCTGGATGAACGCCACGCGCATATCTATTGGCTGGACAGCTGCGGCGCCGGCGCCCAGCAGCGCTTCCTGCTGGAAGCGAGCATGACCGCACTGGTCGGCATGAGCCGCTGGCTGGCCGGCGAGCGCTTGCCCTGGCGCGCCAGCTTCAGCCATGCGCAGCCGCGCTACGTCGAACAGTACTGGGTGCACCTGGGCGAGAACGTGCAGTTCGCCGCGCCGGTGGATGTGCTGAGCATTCCCCGTGAATACCTGCATCGCCCCTGGCCGGGCGCCTCGGCCATCGCCGGCCAGGTGGCGCAGCAGGACAGCGAATGCCAGCTGGCGGCGCTGGGCTTTCGCGCCAGCCTGCTCGACCGCCTGTATGGCCACCTGCTCGCGCATATCCGCGAGCCGCTGCAGCTGGAGGGCGTGGCCCAGGCCTTCGGCATGAGCCCCTCGACCCTCAAGCGCAAGCTGCAGAAGCACGACAGCCACTTCCAGGAACAGCTCGACCTGGCGCGCAAGCACATGGCGCTGTACCTCTATCGGGTCAAGGGCTACAGCAACGAGGAGGTGGCGAGCTACCTGCAGTTCCACGACGCCACCAACTTCCGCCGCTCGTTCAAGCGCTGGACAGGCCTGGCACCGAGTGCCCTGCGGCAGTTGCTGGAGGGGCTGGGTTAG
- a CDS encoding GGDEF domain-containing protein, translating into MPSLFKLHRLKLAGLLLAANLGLLLHLAAGELKPLAQWVWLDILGEGGSALLCLVWLGLVLKSRPAGRVTNFLALGLGLVFFSWWVDALDEFIQIADAIGWDNWLESAPMPLGLVLLTFGLYHWHHEQLAISAQMEKRERLFREHRLFDKLTPLGAADYLRLQLEQSLALARAEQQALSLVIVDLDDFSAINRLYGHAEGDRVLQALTQLLLLNLRRQDLLCRLAGDRFVVLLPHTGERQARQLAEELQAAVAHLAHKTGQHGERLQLRATTASVMALQDDAQSLLQRLNLALAKAKQPPYACSA; encoded by the coding sequence ATGCCCTCCCTGTTCAAACTGCACCGCCTGAAACTCGCCGGCCTGCTGCTGGCAGCCAACCTCGGCCTGCTCCTGCATCTGGCCGCCGGCGAGCTCAAGCCGCTGGCCCAGTGGGTGTGGCTGGATATCCTCGGCGAAGGCGGCTCGGCACTGCTGTGCCTGGTCTGGCTCGGCCTGGTGCTGAAGAGCCGGCCGGCCGGGCGGGTGACCAATTTCCTCGCCCTCGGCCTGGGCCTGGTGTTCTTCTCCTGGTGGGTGGACGCGCTCGACGAGTTCATCCAGATCGCCGATGCGATCGGCTGGGACAACTGGCTGGAGTCGGCGCCGATGCCGCTCGGCCTGGTCCTGCTGACCTTCGGCCTGTACCACTGGCACCACGAGCAGCTGGCGATCAGCGCGCAGATGGAGAAGCGCGAGCGGCTGTTCCGCGAGCACCGCCTGTTCGACAAGCTCACCCCGCTGGGCGCCGCCGACTACCTGCGCCTGCAACTGGAGCAGAGCCTGGCCCTGGCCCGTGCTGAGCAGCAGGCGCTGTCGCTGGTGATCGTCGATCTGGATGACTTCAGCGCGATCAACCGCCTGTACGGCCACGCTGAGGGCGACCGCGTGCTGCAGGCGCTGACCCAGCTGCTTTTGCTCAACCTGCGCCGCCAGGACCTGCTCTGCCGCCTGGCCGGCGACCGTTTCGTGGTGCTGCTGCCGCATACCGGCGAGCGCCAGGCGCGTCAGCTGGCCGAGGAGCTGCAGGCGGCTGTGGCGCACCTGGCGCACAAGACCGGCCAGCACGGCGAGCGCCTGCAACTGCGCGCCACGACCGCCTCGGTGATGGCCCTGCAGGACGATGCGCAGAGCCTGCTGCAACGGCTCAATCTGGCACTGGCCAAGGCCAAGCAGCCGCCCTACGCCTGCAGCGCCTGA
- a CDS encoding TonB-dependent receptor, giving the protein MHKRRLTARRAGFHISALALAIATTPLWAADEAAVEHVNVVGQAASMDLSLKEQRRSDSVESVVHADGVAQLPDENAAEALQRLPGVSVERDQGEGRFVSVRGLGPDLNSVSINGTLVPSPESDRRAVALDVLPAELVQSLTVVKTLTPDMDANSLGGSIEVESLSAFDHKGLFYTGSTEASYDDNTGETSPKFSGAVSDRFSLGDGTDNFGIAAAMSWQERDFGSDNVETGGAWDFEDGARLESLEQRDYEITRERSGLGLNFDYQADDYSSYYLRTLYSRFKDTETRNAAGVEFADAQLPGESGDAEGWRELKDREETQEVQSYVLGGERLMGQWTLNAQAGYSQSSQDTPGHIAGATFAGNDDFADVGFNDSKKPHLNIGSEFSDPANFSLDEVEWAEEDTTDTEKNIKLDLARDYELAGHAAQAKFGGKLSRRDKDNDTQIWTYEDFGDFGFSDEQLSMANFTKGEVDYGLGHFGPGLSADNIESLLGDLDRSEFFNEEESRVNDFDMSEDIDAAYLMNTVDIDDLRIIAGLRYEGTEFTAKGTGIRDGEFESIEADSDYDHWLPGLHARYQLNPDTQLRAAWTNSVVRPTFGQLAPGFVIDGDEASFGNPTLDPLESSNFDLGIEHYLGRAGVVSAFVFYKDIDNFVYNSDLAGTGEWLDFAEANTFANGDSADLYGLELAYSQKFDWLPAPWNGLLLGANATFSRSDASISGFDADSGTFRERDIDLPNQSETVGNLMLGWEDDKLSLRLSANYKSEYLYEVASITDKAHDLYVDDQTFVDFSAGYFLTKGLQLKFEAQNLTDESYYVYTGSRGYNAQYEEYGPTYKLGLTYTNL; this is encoded by the coding sequence ATGCACAAGCGTCGTCTTACTGCCCGCCGGGCAGGTTTCCATATCAGCGCCCTGGCGCTGGCCATCGCCACCACACCGCTGTGGGCGGCCGATGAGGCAGCCGTGGAGCACGTCAATGTGGTCGGCCAGGCCGCCAGCATGGACCTGTCGCTGAAGGAGCAGCGCCGTTCCGATAGCGTGGAAAGCGTGGTGCACGCCGACGGCGTGGCCCAGCTGCCGGACGAGAACGCCGCCGAGGCGCTGCAGCGCCTGCCGGGCGTGTCGGTCGAGCGCGACCAGGGCGAAGGCCGCTTCGTCAGCGTGCGTGGCCTTGGCCCGGACCTCAACAGTGTGAGCATCAACGGCACCCTGGTGCCTTCGCCGGAGAGCGACCGTCGCGCGGTGGCCCTCGACGTGCTGCCGGCCGAGCTGGTGCAGTCGCTGACCGTGGTCAAGACCCTGACCCCGGACATGGACGCCAACTCCCTGGGCGGCAGCATCGAGGTGGAAAGCCTCTCGGCCTTCGACCACAAGGGCCTGTTCTATACCGGCAGCACGGAAGCCAGCTACGACGACAACACCGGCGAGACCAGCCCGAAATTCTCCGGCGCGGTGAGTGATCGCTTCAGCCTCGGCGACGGTACCGACAACTTCGGTATAGCCGCGGCCATGAGCTGGCAGGAGCGCGACTTCGGCTCGGACAACGTGGAAACCGGCGGCGCCTGGGACTTCGAAGACGGCGCCCGGCTGGAAAGCCTGGAGCAGCGCGACTACGAAATCACTCGCGAGCGCAGCGGCCTGGGCCTGAACTTCGACTACCAGGCCGACGACTACAGCAGCTACTACCTGCGCACCCTGTACAGCCGCTTCAAGGACACCGAAACGCGCAACGCCGCCGGCGTCGAATTCGCCGATGCCCAGTTGCCGGGCGAGAGCGGCGATGCCGAAGGCTGGCGCGAGCTGAAGGACCGTGAGGAGACCCAGGAAGTGCAGTCCTATGTGCTCGGCGGCGAGCGCCTGATGGGCCAGTGGACCCTCAATGCCCAGGCCGGCTACAGCCAGTCCAGCCAGGACACGCCGGGGCATATCGCCGGCGCCACCTTCGCCGGCAATGACGACTTCGCCGATGTCGGCTTCAACGACAGCAAGAAGCCGCACCTGAACATTGGCAGCGAATTCTCCGACCCGGCCAACTTCAGCCTCGACGAAGTGGAGTGGGCCGAGGAAGACACCACCGACACCGAGAAGAACATCAAGCTCGACCTGGCCCGCGACTACGAGCTGGCCGGTCACGCCGCCCAGGCCAAGTTCGGCGGCAAGCTCAGCCGCCGCGACAAGGACAACGACACCCAGATCTGGACCTACGAAGACTTCGGCGATTTCGGCTTCAGCGACGAGCAGCTGAGCATGGCCAACTTCACCAAGGGCGAGGTCGACTACGGTCTCGGCCACTTCGGCCCCGGCCTGTCCGCCGACAACATCGAGAGCCTGCTCGGCGACCTGGATCGCAGCGAGTTCTTCAACGAGGAAGAGTCGCGGGTCAACGACTTCGACATGAGCGAAGACATCGACGCCGCCTACCTGATGAACACCGTCGACATCGACGACCTGCGCATCATCGCCGGCCTGCGCTACGAGGGCACCGAGTTCACGGCCAAGGGCACTGGCATCCGCGATGGCGAGTTCGAGTCGATCGAAGCCGATAGCGACTACGACCACTGGCTGCCCGGCCTGCACGCGCGCTACCAGCTGAACCCGGACACCCAGCTGCGCGCCGCCTGGACCAACAGCGTGGTGCGGCCGACCTTCGGCCAGCTGGCGCCGGGCTTCGTTATCGACGGCGACGAGGCCAGCTTCGGCAACCCGACCCTCGATCCGCTGGAGTCGAGCAACTTCGACCTCGGCATCGAGCACTACCTGGGCCGCGCTGGCGTGGTCTCGGCCTTCGTGTTCTACAAGGACATCGACAACTTCGTCTACAACAGCGATCTGGCCGGCACCGGCGAATGGCTCGACTTCGCCGAGGCCAACACCTTCGCCAACGGCGACAGCGCCGACCTGTACGGTCTTGAGCTGGCCTACTCGCAGAAGTTTGACTGGCTGCCGGCGCCGTGGAACGGCCTGCTGCTGGGCGCCAACGCCACTTTCAGCCGCTCCGACGCCAGCATCAGCGGTTTCGACGCTGACAGCGGCACGTTCCGCGAGCGCGACATCGACCTGCCCAACCAGTCCGAGACGGTCGGCAACCTGATGCTTGGCTGGGAAGACGACAAGCTCAGCCTGCGCCTGTCGGCCAACTACAAGTCGGAATACCTCTACGAAGTGGCGAGCATCACCGATAAGGCCCACGACCTCTATGTGGACGACCAGACCTTCGTCGACTTCAGCGCCGGCTACTTCCTGACCAAGGGTCTGCAGCTCAAGTTCGAGGCGCAGAACCTTACCGACGAGAGCTACTACGTCTACACCGGCAGCCGTGGTTACAACGCCCAGTACGAAGAGTACGGCCCCACCTACAAGCTCGGCCTGACCTACACAAATCTGTGA
- a CDS encoding phytase, with the protein MNPLFTRTLLLASLALAGCDQLPPLASAASPSLALSPWGASAKVKAEDLRFVPAELSGGADLRIAASERNGLLLLDGEGAELARLPGSYSGLDSRSAGQQLIVASLDNATQQAALVSLDTAGKQWSRPQLLPVRDYAISGLCLYRDDAANLYLFLIGEDGQGEQWLVGAGNQLNTEAQRVRGLPLPPQAEYCQADDAGNRLFVNEENVGLWAYPAHPEADASRVPVDIRAPFGNLKDSAGAMVSVPGGLLGLDPGAAELNLYQQQDEAWQHVSSLPLKGLDEPERLAVRSSEKGLELLVQDDGAGRFYQGELNWQPVAVELPPVLPSIPALRQSEPVGRHGDAADDPAIWVHPEQPALSRVLGTNKKQGLLAYDLDGRLLQELPVGRLNNVDVRAGFDLGGTQVDLAVASNRDHDSIHLFAIDRVSGELRESGEIRTPIKEIYGICLFQPAPGELYAFANGKDGSFLQYRLDGASGEIKGELVRRFAVDSQPEGCVADDQRQRLFLGEEDAGVWAVDARADAPAELVSVLAVGEVLKADVEGLGLYQAGAQDYLVISSQGNDSYVVLDAEPPYALKGAFRVGLNGALGIDGASETDGLEVSAANLGGPWSDGMLVVQDGRKRMPEQTQNFKLVPWSEVARTLSLD; encoded by the coding sequence ATGAATCCGCTGTTCACCCGTACCCTGCTGCTCGCCAGCCTGGCCCTGGCCGGTTGCGACCAGCTGCCGCCACTGGCCTCCGCCGCCAGCCCGAGCCTGGCCCTCAGCCCTTGGGGCGCCTCGGCCAAGGTCAAGGCTGAAGACCTGCGCTTCGTCCCCGCCGAGCTGAGTGGCGGCGCCGACCTGCGCATCGCCGCCAGCGAGCGCAACGGCCTGCTCCTGCTCGATGGCGAGGGCGCCGAGCTGGCGCGCTTGCCCGGTTCCTATTCCGGCCTGGACAGTCGCAGCGCCGGCCAGCAGCTGATCGTCGCCAGCCTGGATAACGCCACCCAGCAGGCCGCCCTGGTCAGCCTGGATACCGCCGGCAAGCAGTGGAGCCGCCCACAGCTGCTGCCGGTGCGTGACTACGCCATCAGCGGCCTGTGCCTGTACCGCGACGACGCGGCCAACCTCTATCTGTTCCTGATCGGCGAAGACGGCCAGGGCGAGCAGTGGCTGGTCGGCGCCGGCAACCAGTTGAACACCGAGGCCCAGCGCGTGCGCGGCCTGCCGCTGCCGCCGCAGGCCGAATACTGCCAGGCCGACGACGCCGGCAACCGGCTGTTCGTCAACGAGGAGAACGTCGGCCTGTGGGCCTACCCGGCTCATCCGGAAGCCGACGCCAGCCGCGTGCCGGTGGATATCCGCGCGCCATTCGGCAATCTCAAGGACAGCGCCGGGGCCATGGTCAGCGTGCCGGGCGGCCTGCTGGGCCTGGACCCCGGCGCCGCCGAGCTGAACCTCTACCAGCAGCAGGATGAAGCCTGGCAGCACGTCTCCAGCCTGCCGCTGAAGGGCCTGGATGAGCCCGAGCGCCTGGCCGTGCGCAGTTCCGAAAAAGGTTTGGAACTGCTGGTGCAGGACGACGGCGCCGGGCGCTTCTACCAGGGCGAACTGAACTGGCAGCCTGTCGCCGTTGAGCTGCCACCGGTGTTGCCGAGTATCCCGGCCCTGCGCCAGAGCGAGCCAGTCGGTCGCCACGGCGACGCCGCCGATGACCCGGCAATCTGGGTGCACCCCGAGCAGCCGGCGCTGTCGCGCGTGCTCGGCACCAACAAGAAGCAGGGCCTGCTGGCCTACGACCTGGACGGCAGGCTGCTGCAGGAACTGCCGGTCGGCCGTCTGAATAACGTCGATGTGCGCGCCGGTTTCGACCTCGGCGGCACTCAGGTCGACCTGGCCGTAGCCAGCAACCGCGACCACGACAGCATCCACCTGTTCGCCATCGACCGGGTCAGCGGCGAGCTGCGCGAGTCTGGCGAGATCCGCACGCCGATCAAGGAAATCTACGGCATCTGTCTGTTCCAGCCGGCGCCCGGCGAGCTGTATGCCTTCGCCAACGGCAAGGATGGCAGCTTCCTGCAGTACCGCCTGGACGGCGCTAGCGGTGAGATCAAGGGCGAGCTGGTACGGCGTTTCGCGGTGGACAGCCAGCCCGAGGGCTGCGTCGCCGACGACCAGCGTCAGCGCCTGTTCCTAGGCGAGGAAGACGCCGGCGTGTGGGCCGTGGATGCCCGCGCCGATGCGCCGGCCGAGCTGGTCAGCGTGCTGGCGGTGGGCGAGGTGCTCAAGGCCGATGTCGAGGGCCTCGGCCTGTACCAAGCCGGCGCGCAGGACTACCTGGTGATCTCCAGCCAGGGCAACGACAGCTACGTGGTGCTCGATGCCGAGCCGCCCTATGCGCTCAAGGGCGCCTTCCGCGTCGGCCTCAACGGCGCCCTGGGCATCGACGGCGCCTCCGAGACCGACGGCCTGGAGGTCAGCGCCGCCAACCTCGGCGGCCCCTGGAGCGACGGCATGCTGGTGGTGCAGGACGGCCGCAAGCGCATGCCCGAGCAGACGCAGAACTTCAAGCTGGTGCCCTGGAGCGAGGTAGCCCGGACGCTGAGCCTGGACTGA
- the tolQ gene encoding protein TolQ: MHPTLEQMTVWSLIGDASLLVKLVMLILLGASLASWYLIVQRSLLLGRSERLLKDFQKRFRQQGDLAALYREGGDSIDSDAALEQIFRAGYNEFAHLKREPGISGEAVIDGVERSLLVAISEQEERLEKGLPFLATVGSVSPYIGLFGTVWGIMNSFIGLSQVQQATLSTVAPGIAEALIATAIGLFAAIPAVIAYNRFAARVATLSTRFYAFGNELQARLHRKLQAAPGIAQAA; the protein is encoded by the coding sequence ATGCACCCCACCCTCGAACAGATGACCGTCTGGAGCCTGATCGGCGACGCCAGCCTGCTGGTCAAACTGGTCATGCTCATCCTGCTCGGCGCCTCGCTGGCCAGCTGGTACCTGATCGTCCAGCGCAGCCTGCTGCTGGGCCGCAGCGAACGCCTGCTGAAGGATTTCCAGAAGCGCTTCCGCCAGCAGGGCGACCTCGCCGCGCTGTACCGCGAAGGCGGCGACAGCATCGACAGCGATGCCGCGCTGGAGCAGATCTTCCGTGCCGGCTACAACGAATTTGCCCACCTCAAACGCGAGCCCGGTATCAGCGGCGAGGCGGTGATCGACGGCGTCGAGCGCAGCCTGCTGGTGGCTATATCCGAGCAGGAAGAGCGCCTGGAGAAGGGCCTGCCGTTCCTCGCCACGGTCGGCTCGGTCAGCCCCTATATCGGCCTGTTCGGCACCGTGTGGGGGATCATGAATTCCTTCATCGGTCTGTCCCAGGTACAGCAGGCGACCCTCAGCACCGTCGCGCCGGGCATCGCCGAGGCGCTGATCGCCACCGCCATCGGCCTGTTCGCGGCGATCCCCGCGGTGATCGCCTACAACCGCTTCGCCGCCCGCGTGGCCACCCTCAGCACGCGCTTCTACGCCTTCGGCAACGAACTGCAGGCGCGTTTGCATCGCAAGCTGCAGGCCGCGCCGGGCATCGCCCAGGCCGCCTGA
- the tolR gene encoding protein TolR produces the protein MRKPQNKHGPKAEMNVVPYIDVMLVLLVIFMVTAPMLTQGVKVELPKVAAEALPTDSQQRVLTLSVKVDGSYYWNLGSELDTQSQTDSAVNLEEMRSKVGALIAAHGDTQVYIRADGGADYATVVAGMAALQQGGVSNLGLITEAPQ, from the coding sequence ATGCGCAAGCCGCAGAACAAGCACGGCCCCAAGGCCGAGATGAACGTGGTGCCCTATATCGACGTGATGCTGGTGCTGCTGGTGATCTTTATGGTCACCGCGCCGATGCTCACCCAGGGAGTCAAGGTCGAGCTGCCCAAGGTCGCCGCCGAAGCGCTGCCGACCGATAGCCAGCAGCGGGTGCTGACCCTCTCGGTCAAGGTCGATGGCAGCTACTACTGGAACCTCGGCAGCGAGCTGGATACCCAGAGCCAGACCGACAGCGCGGTGAACCTGGAGGAGATGCGCAGCAAGGTCGGCGCGCTGATCGCCGCCCATGGCGACACCCAGGTGTATATCCGCGCCGACGGCGGCGCCGACTACGCCACGGTGGTGGCCGGCATGGCCGCGCTGCAGCAGGGCGGAGTGAGCAACCTCGGCCTGATCACCGAGGCGCCGCAATGA
- a CDS encoding energy transducer TonB: MSSALMPAPSLALPALPSPAWLRNAGAAVVAVGLHALVLGLLLFHWPDTTPEPPQVRTLTTRLISLAPPAPPAPPQPEMVVAPPVPLEPVKPVEAPKPDPRIQQQKLEQAALARKRVEEQKRDEQRQEQQRIEQQRLEQQRREAEAQAQQQRLAEQQAQAAERARQVEAAAAASRQYLPIAKDAPDYPERALDKGIQGDCTVSYRVNPQGRVENPQVVGDCHPLFIRPSLSAAKSFRYQPRIVDGQAVAVEGVKNTFHYRIE, from the coding sequence ATGAGCAGCGCGCTGATGCCCGCGCCCAGCCTGGCCCTGCCGGCGCTGCCCAGCCCCGCCTGGCTGCGCAATGCCGGTGCGGCCGTGGTGGCAGTCGGTCTGCATGCGCTGGTGCTGGGCCTGCTGCTGTTTCACTGGCCGGACACTACGCCCGAGCCACCGCAGGTGCGCACCCTGACCACCCGCCTGATCAGCCTGGCGCCGCCGGCTCCCCCCGCGCCGCCACAGCCCGAAATGGTTGTTGCGCCGCCGGTGCCGCTGGAGCCAGTCAAGCCGGTTGAAGCGCCTAAGCCTGATCCGCGCATTCAGCAGCAGAAGCTGGAACAGGCCGCCCTGGCGCGTAAGCGGGTCGAGGAGCAGAAGCGCGATGAGCAGCGCCAGGAACAGCAGCGTATCGAGCAGCAACGGCTGGAGCAGCAGCGTCGCGAAGCCGAGGCGCAAGCGCAGCAGCAACGTCTGGCCGAACAGCAGGCCCAGGCCGCCGAGCGCGCCCGTCAGGTCGAAGCCGCGGCAGCCGCCAGCCGCCAGTACCTGCCGATTGCCAAGGACGCGCCGGATTACCCGGAACGCGCCCTCGACAAGGGCATCCAGGGCGACTGCACCGTCAGCTACCGGGTCAACCCGCAAGGCCGGGTGGAGAACCCGCAGGTGGTGGGCGACTGCCACCCGCTGTTCATTCGCCCGTCACTTTCCGCCGCTAAAAGCTTCCGCTACCAGCCACGCATCGTCGATGGCCAGGCGGTGGCCGTGGAAGGGGTGAAGAACACCTTCCACTACCGCATCGAATAA
- a CDS encoding PhoX family protein: MSHEHSHFHASLEAHDDIAINPSANPPLAELINPARRNVLKGGLSLAALGFFAGGISACSKAGASPLLGFQGVPVQIDPQFDRVLVAEGYRAVPFFSWGDPVEAGAPAWNPDASDDWQAQLKQAGDNHDGMDFFAFPGETERGLLVMNHEYVNPPLHPSGQIDQTKPRPLAEVRKEQAAHGVSVIEVKKGADGHWQRVMDSPYNRRISMLTAMRIAGPLAGLDVMKTVSDPSGLEVFGTLNNCATGVTPWGTFLTCEENWHNYFINRDKQDYEARVSHKRYGLAKEGTSKNYAWETADPRFDATPYADQAHGGHVNEPHRFGWVVEIDPFDPKAQPIKRTAFGRIGRECAALSLGADGRMAFYSGDDAKGEYVYKFVPAGRFDASQPQANRDLLDQGTLYVARFDADGSGQWLALVHGQNGLTVDNGFADQAEVLLNARAAADRAGATPMDRPEWAAVHPKTREVYVALTNNDGRGAKQPTDKANPRPQNLHGQVLRFNEQNADPTATAFTWELFLLAGENRGAKGQDGQPVPVNLTGTINGDLFSSPDGLAFDAAGRLWIQTDYDDSEAPMQAMGCNQLLCADPATREVRRFLVGPRGCEVTGLAWSPDGKAMWANIQHPGISFPASDGKTRPRSTTLLITKLDGGVIGS; this comes from the coding sequence ATGAGCCACGAGCACAGCCACTTCCACGCCAGCCTGGAAGCCCACGACGACATCGCCATCAACCCCAGCGCCAACCCGCCGCTGGCCGAGCTGATCAACCCGGCGCGGCGCAACGTGCTCAAGGGCGGCCTGAGCCTCGCCGCCCTCGGCTTCTTCGCCGGCGGCATCAGCGCCTGCAGCAAGGCCGGCGCCAGCCCGCTGCTCGGCTTCCAGGGCGTGCCAGTGCAGATCGACCCGCAGTTCGACCGCGTGCTGGTGGCCGAGGGCTACCGCGCCGTGCCGTTCTTTTCCTGGGGCGATCCGGTGGAAGCCGGCGCGCCGGCCTGGAACCCGGACGCCAGCGACGACTGGCAGGCCCAGCTCAAGCAGGCCGGGGACAACCACGACGGCATGGACTTCTTCGCCTTCCCCGGCGAAACCGAGCGCGGCCTGCTGGTGATGAACCACGAATACGTCAACCCGCCGCTGCACCCGTCCGGGCAGATCGACCAGACCAAACCACGGCCGCTGGCCGAGGTGCGCAAGGAACAGGCCGCCCACGGCGTTTCGGTGATCGAGGTGAAAAAGGGCGCCGACGGCCACTGGCAGCGGGTCATGGACTCGCCCTACAACCGCCGCATCAGCATGCTCACCGCCATGCGCATCGCCGGCCCGCTGGCCGGGCTCGACGTGATGAAAACCGTCAGCGACCCCAGTGGCCTGGAAGTGTTCGGCACCCTCAACAACTGCGCCACCGGCGTCACGCCCTGGGGCACCTTCCTCACCTGCGAGGAGAACTGGCACAACTACTTCATCAACCGCGATAAACAAGATTACGAGGCCAGGGTTTCGCACAAACGCTACGGCCTGGCCAAGGAAGGCACGAGCAAGAACTACGCCTGGGAAACCGCCGACCCGCGCTTCGACGCCACGCCCTATGCCGACCAGGCCCATGGCGGCCACGTCAACGAGCCGCACCGCTTCGGCTGGGTGGTCGAGATCGATCCGTTCGACCCCAAGGCGCAGCCGATCAAGCGCACCGCCTTCGGTCGCATCGGGCGTGAGTGCGCGGCGCTGAGCCTGGGCGCGGACGGGCGCATGGCCTTCTACTCCGGCGATGACGCCAAGGGCGAGTACGTCTACAAGTTCGTCCCCGCCGGGCGCTTCGACGCTTCCCAGCCCCAGGCCAACCGCGACCTGCTGGATCAGGGCACCCTGTACGTTGCGCGCTTCGACGCCGATGGCAGCGGCCAGTGGCTGGCGCTGGTGCATGGGCAGAACGGTCTGACCGTGGACAACGGCTTCGCCGATCAGGCCGAGGTGTTGCTCAACGCCCGCGCCGCTGCCGACCGCGCCGGCGCCACGCCGATGGACCGCCCCGAGTGGGCCGCCGTGCATCCCAAGACCCGCGAGGTCTACGTGGCCCTGACCAACAACGACGGCCGTGGTGCCAAGCAGCCCACCGACAAGGCCAACCCGCGCCCGCAGAACCTGCACGGCCAGGTGCTGCGCTTCAACGAACAGAACGCCGACCCGACCGCCACCGCCTTCACCTGGGAGCTGTTCCTGCTGGCCGGCGAGAATCGGGGTGCCAAGGGCCAGGATGGCCAGCCAGTACCGGTCAACCTCACCGGCACCATCAATGGCGACCTGTTCTCCTCGCCGGACGGCCTGGCCTTCGATGCCGCCGGGCGCCTGTGGATCCAGACCGACTACGACGACAGCGAAGCGCCGATGCAGGCCATGGGCTGCAACCAGCTGCTCTGCGCCGACCCGGCCACCCGCGAAGTACGCCGCTTCCTGGTCGGCCCGCGCGGCTGCGAAGTCACCGGCCTGGCCTGGAGCCCGGACGGCAAGGCCATGTGGGCGAACATCCAGCACCCCGGCATCAGCTTCCCGGCCAGCGACGGCAAGACCCGCCCGCGCTCGACCACGCTGCTGATCACCAAGCTGGATGGTGGGGTGATCGGTAGCTGA